In Capsicum annuum cultivar UCD-10X-F1 chromosome 11, UCD10Xv1.1, whole genome shotgun sequence, one genomic interval encodes:
- the LOC107847649 gene encoding beta-galactosidase 8 encodes MMSFAGVLVFGVILLNCLVMMSFAGNVTYDHRALMIDGRRRVLISGSIHYPRSTPDMWPDLIQKSKDGGLDVIETYVFWNIHESVRNQYDFEGRKDLINFVKLVGKAGLFVHVRIGPYVCAEWNYGGFPLWLHFIPGIEFRTDNEPFKAEMKRFTAKIVNMLKQESLYASQGGPVILSQIENEYGNGDIEPRYDARAKPYVNWAASMATSLDTGVPWVMCQQPDAPPPTINTCNGFYGDQFKQNSDKTPKMWTEDWTGWFLSFGGAVPYRPVEDIAFAVARFFQRGGTFQNYYMYHGGTNFGRTSGGPFIATSYDYDAPLDEYGLIRQPKWGHLKDLHKAIKLCEPAMVATDPTITSLGSTIEASVYKSGSQCAAFLANIARESDATVSFMGNTYRLPPWSVSIIPDCKNVAFNTAKINSVSNVLTFVTQSTEADAAGASMSGWTSVNEPVGISSDNAFKKMGLMEQINTTADKSDYLWYSLSVNLKNDDPLLQDGSATVLHVESLGHVLHAFINGKLSGSGKGNNGNSKVTIEVPVTLVPGENKIDLLSATVGLQNYGAFFDLRGAGITGPVQFKGSKNGSTIDLSSKQWTYQVGLKGEELGLSNGGSSLWKSQSALPTNQPLVWYKANFDAPAGDTPLSMDFTGMGKGEAWVNGQSIGRFWPAYTAPNNGCTDSCNYRGPYDSKKCLKNCGKPSQLLYHVPRSWLKSSGNVLVLFEETGGDPTKLSFATREIQSVCSHVSETHTLPIDMWKNSVDDARRKTGPTLSLECPHPNQVISSIKFASFGTPHGTCGSFNHGRCRSNDAIAVVKKACIGSKSCSLGVSVNVFGDPCKGVTKSLAVEASCK; translated from the exons ATGATGTCATTTGCCGGAGTGCTAGTGTTTGGAGTGATTCTACTGAATTGTTTAGTGATGATGTCATTTGCCGGAAATGTGACGTATGATCACCGGGCATTGATGATCGATGGCAGACGGAGAGTTTTGATTTCTGGTTCAATACATTATCCTCGGAGTACTCCTGAT ATGTGGCCAGACCTTATACAGAAATCAAAAGATGGAGGATTGGATGTTATAGAGACTTATGTTTTCTGGAACATTCATGAATCTGTTCGAAATCAG TATGATTTTGAAGGAAGGAAAGATTTGATTAATTTCGTGAAGTTGGTGGGGAAAGCCGGTTTATTTGTTCACGTACGAATTGGGCCTTATGTTTGCGCGGAATGGAACTATGG TGGATTTCCTCTTTGGTTGCATTTCATTCCTGGAATTGAATTTCGAACGGATAATGAACCATTCAAG GCAGAAATGAAGCGATTCACGGCCAAAATTGTCAACATGCTCAAGCAAGAAAGTCTTTACGCATCTCAGGGTGGACCGGTTATCTTGTCTCAG ATAGAAAATGAGTATGGCAATGGTGATATTGAGCCTCGTTATGATGCTCGTGCCAAACCTTACGTCAATTGGGCAGCATCGATGGCTACATCTTTGGATACAGGAGTGCCATGGGTTATGTGTCAGCAACCAGATGCTCCTCCTCCGACT ATTAACACTTGCAATGGATTTTATGGTGATCAATTCAAGCAAAACTCTGATAAAACACCGAAGATGTGGACCGAGGATTGGACTGGATG GTTTCTTTCTTTCGGTGGTGCTGTCCCTTACAGACCTGTCGAAGACATTGCTTTTGCTGTGGCTCGATTTTTCCAGCGAGGCGGAACCTTCCAGAACTATTACATG TACCACGGTGGAACTAACTTTGGTCGAACCAGTGGGGGACCGTTTATTGCAACTAGCTATGACTACGATGCCCCTTTAGATGAGTACG GACTTATAAGACAACCGAAGTGGGGTCACTTGAAAGATCTCCATAAAGCCATAAAGCTTTGTGAGCCTGCAATGGTGGCAACCGATCCAACCATCACTTCTCTCGGCTCTACTATCGAG gCCAGTGTTTATAAATCGGGATCGCAGTGTGCTGCATTTCTCGCCAATATTGCTAGGGAATCTGATGCGACCGTGAGCTTCATGGGAAATACATATCGTTTACCTCCTTGGTCTGTGAGCATTATACCTGACTGCAAGAACGTGGCTTTTAATACTGCAAAG ATTAACTCCGTATCAAATGTCTTAACATTTGTTACTCAGTCTACGGAAGCCGATGCAGCTGGCGCATCCATGTCAGGTTGGACTTCGGTAAATGAGCCCGTAGGCATCTCAAGTGATAATGCATTCAAAAAAATGGGGCTGATGGAACAGATAAACACTACAGCTGATAAAAGCGATTATCTCTGGTACTCTCTGAG TGTCAATTTAAAAAATGACGATCCTTTGCTTCAAGATGGATCTGCAACGGTACTTCATGTGGAATCCCTAGGCCATGTTCTCCACGCTTTCATTAATGGAAAGCTATCAG GAAGTGGAAAAGGCAACAATGGAAATTCTAAAGTTACAATTGAAGTTCCTGTCACCCTTGTCCCCGGAGAAAACAAAATCGACTTGTTAAGTGCGACTGTGGGACTTCAG AACTACGGAGCATTCTTTGATCTCAGGGGAGCAGGGATTACCGGTCCAGTACAATTTAAAGGTTCCAAAAATGGCTCTACTATTGATCTTTCGTCGAAACAGTGGACATATCAG GTTGGATTGAAAGGAGAAGAATTGGGCTTATCTAACGGAGGTTCTTCACTTTGGAAGTCACAATCCGCGTTGCCTACAAACCAACCATTAGTATGGTATAAG GCAAATTTCGATGCTCCTGCTGGTGATACCCCACTTTCGATGGATTTTACTGGAATGGGGAAGGGTGAGGCATGGGTGAACGGGCAAAGCATTGGTCGATTTTGGCCTGCTTATACTGCACCAAATAACGGTTGTACTGACTCCTGCAATTATAGAGGACCTTACGATTCCAAAAAATGTCTCAAAAATTGTGGAAAACCGTCCCAGCTGCT ATACCACGTGCCTCGTTCATGGCTGAAATCCAGTGGAAatgtcttagtgttgtttgaggAAACAGGCGGGGATCCAACGAAGCTATCTTTCGCGACAAGAGAGATACAAAGTGTATGCTCACATGTTTCGGAGACTCATACACTTCCTATTGACATGTGGAAGAATTCGGTAGATGATGCACGAAGGAAAACAGGACCAACGCTATCTCTTGAATGTCCTCATCCTAATCAAGTCATCTCTTCGATCAAATTCGCCAGCTTTGGCACTCCTCACGGAACATGTGGAAGCTTTAATCATGGTCGATGCAGGAGCAATGACGCAATTGCAGTTGTAAAGAAG GCTTGCATTGGATCGAAAAGCTGCAGTCTTGGAGTTTCAGTAAATGTATTTGGTGACCCGTGTAAAGGAGTCACGAAAAGTTTAGCTGTAGAAGCTTCATGTAAATGA